In Trichoderma atroviride chromosome 2, complete sequence, one DNA window encodes the following:
- a CDS encoding uncharacterized protein (SECRETED:SignalP(1-22)), translating into MAHACVSFRIVYLLCLFAKSLTEQGFDDICTDQQTLSVAIHFFPIASPGFEQPTLDELACPVAKKLVLSKGPLFRLHRQVPSLYVNGRVVGSRHSVPAFALEKTREISKRVLEICVGFQLY; encoded by the coding sequence ATGGCACATGCTTGTGTGTCTTTTCGTATCGTGTaccttctttgtctcttcgcCAAAAGCCTCACAGAGCAAGGCTTTGATGACATCTGCACAGACCAACAGACCCTCTCTGTTGCCATCCACTTTTTCCCCATAGCTTCTCCGGGGTTTGAGCAACCCACGTTGGACGAGCTCGCGTGTCCAGTGGCAAAAAAACTTGTTCTCTCCAAGGGGCCGCTATTTCGGCTGCATCGTCAGGTCCCCTCTCTGTATGTAAATGGGAGGGTGGTGGGTTCGCGCCACTCAGTACCGGCGTTTGCGCTAGAGAAGACAAGGGAGATAAGCAAGCGAGTTCTAGAAATCTGCGTGGGATTCCAGCTATACTAA
- a CDS encoding uncharacterized protein (EggNog:ENOG41), giving the protein MPRPTLPPTPGSSSDIRGKDGIQQLSSLQLAFELPPPAIHDADASRISPVDSKRSPTSLGLDTATSPKTRYPMQAAETVKSRRRSSAATNKEAKETTFALPPPPTRSRKIIQMKPRSQESSGSSASTKETAKAGGKAAASSAKNSAPGSESGAGAGSASARSESKKKQPSATSAAGRKIARKTAHSLIERRRRSKMNEEFALLKSMIPACTGEMHKLAILQVRYSHARPPIYIGSPQNLPTNSESYDTQRNWVHPTDKLSGFDRVCPLPRGLRRQVKGPARTVSAEPARGFT; this is encoded by the coding sequence ATGCCTCGTCCAACACTTCCCCCTACTCCTGGCTCGTCGTCCGATATCAGGGGCAAGGATGGCATCCAGcagctctcctctctccaaCTAGCCTTTGAGCTGCCCCCGCCGGCCATTCacgatgccgatgcctcACGCATCTCACCAGTCGACTCCAAGCGCTCGCCCACAAGCCTAGGCCTGGACACTGCCACATCGCCCAAGACGCGTTATCCCATGCAGGCGGCCGAGACGGTCAAGTCCCGAAGACGCTCGTCCGCCGCAACAAAtaaagaggccaaggagaccACGTTTGCCCTGCCCCCTCCCCCCACGCGCTCCAGGAAGATTATCCAGATGAAGCCCCGAAGCCAGGAATCCAGCGGGAGCTCGGCTTCCACAAAGGAAACGGCCAAGGCGGGCGgcaaggcggcggccagcagcgccaagaaCTCGGCTCCCGGCTCCGAATCCGGGGCCGGCGCCGGGAGTGCCTCGGCCAGGAGCgaatcgaagaagaagcagcccagCGCAACCAGCGCTGCCGGGCGCAAAATCGCAAGAAAGACTGCCCATAGCCTGATTGAGAGGCGAAGACGGAGCAAGATGAATGAGGAGTTTGCACTGCTGAAGAGCATGATCCCGGCGTGCACCGGCGAGATGCACAAGCTGGCCATTTTACAGGTTCGCTATTCCCATGCCCGCCCCCCAATATATATCGGCAGTCCGCAAAACTTGCCCACGAATAGCGAGTCGTACGATACGCAGCGTAATTGGGTACATCCAACTGACAAATTATCAGGCTTCGATCGAGTATGTCCGCTACCTAGAGGACTGCGTCGCCAAGTTAAAGGCCCAGCAAGAACAGTCTCTGCAGAACCAGCCAGAGGCTTCACATAG
- a CDS encoding uncharacterized protein (EggNog:ENOG41): protein MTDSEAPSPIFAPQRPSVSPALYAQDSRHRQHSYSSVSTDQRHYSYSGSTTTSPAFGPQTFVNNNIASYTHSSTSASGSTLTSPALLPQSDLDQEATAALLMLNSDRRGTTSSNNNGRALSVRDLLSS, encoded by the coding sequence ATGACTGATTCCGAGGCTCCATCTCCCATCTTTGCTCCCCAACGGCCTTCAGTCTCACCTGCGCTCTACGCTCAGGACTctcggcatcgccagcaCTCATACTCGTCGGTTTCCACCGACCAGAGACACTACAGCTACAGTGGGTCAACCACAACATCTCCCGCCTTTGGGCCTCAGACGTTTgtcaacaacaacattgcGTCTTACACGCACAGCAGCACTTCTGCTTCTGGGTCAACGTTGACGAGTCCCGCGTTACTTCCGCAGAGTGACCTCGACCAAGAGGCTACTGCGGCGTTGTTGATGCTCAATAGCGACAGGCGGGGGACGACGAGTAGCAACAATAACGGACGAGCACTGTCTGTGCGAGATTTGTTAAGCTCATAG
- a CDS encoding uncharacterized protein (EggNog:ENOG41~SECRETED:SignalP(1-30)~TransMembrane:7 (n13-24c30/31o103-124i145-164o176-195i207-225o237-254i266-286o298-317i)) yields the protein MAALRGGRPSSRAISLILLLVAFFAGVSLASVGDQLEDFKRCLDVCKIENCGPGKAETPIPLSRRLLLWDCPAECDYTCQHIITTSRVASDLNVVQFHGKWPFYRFIGMQEPFSVLFSLGNFWAHWQGLKKIRDQIPAHYSMRPYYEVFSYFGLAAWTFSSIFHTRDFAATEQLDYFAAGASVLYGTYYTVVRIFRLDRKTPRRRSVLRVWTLLCVLLYACHVGYLKLFRWDYTYNMAANVVVGIIHNALWSWFSFHRYRKLGRTWAMWPSIAVAWVMFSMSMELFDFPPWLGCIDAHSLWHLMTIGPTVLWYNFLVKDANDDLAGSERLKA from the exons ATGGCGGCTCTACGAGGCGGGAGACCAAGCTCTCGCGCCATCTCCCTAATCTTGCTTCTCGTGGCATTCTTTGCTGGCGTCAGCCTTGCGTCTGTCGGTGACCAGCTGGAGGACTTCAAACGATGTCTTGAC GTCTGCAAGATCGAAAACTGCGGCCCTGGCAAGGCTGAAACCCCAATTC CCCTCtcccgccgcctcctcctctgggACTGCCCCGCCGAATGCGACTACACCTGCCAacacatcatcaccacctcGCGCGTCGCCTCCGACCTCAACGTCGTCCAGTTCCACGGCAAATGGCCCTTTTACCGCTTCATCGGCATGCAGGAGCCCTTCTCCgtgctcttctccctcggCAACTTCTGGGCGCACTGGCAGGGCCTCAAGAAGATCCGCGACCAGATCCCGGCCCACTACTCCATGCGCCCCTACTACGAGGTCTTCTCCTACTTTGGCCTCGCCGCCTGGACCTtcagctccatcttccacaCCCGCGACTTTGCCGCCACCGAGCAGCTCGACTACTTCGCCGCCGGCGCCAGCGTCCTGTACGGGACGTACTACACCGTCGTGCGCATCTTCCGGCTCGACCGCAAGACGCCGCGCCGGCGCTCGGTGCTGCGCGTGTGGACGCTGCTCTGCGTCTTGCTGTACGCCTGCCATGTCGGATACTTGAAGCTCTTCCGCTGGGACTACACCTACAACATGGCCGCAaacgtcgtcgtcggcatcatcCACAATGCCCTCTGGAGCTGGTTCAGTTTCCACCGCTACCGCAAGCTGGGCCGCACTTGGGCCATGTGGCCAAGCATCGCAGTGGCATGGGTCATGTTTTCCATGAGCATGGAACTGTTTGATTTCCCGCCCTGGTTGGGCTGCATCGATGCCCACAGCTTGTGGCACCTAATGACGATTGGGCCGACTGTTCTGTGGTACAA TTTCCTCGTCAAGGATGCAAACGATGATCTTGCCGGAAGCGAGAgattaaaagcttaa
- a CDS encoding uncharacterized protein (BUSCO:EOG092D0JYR), with product MATAASPTPMAAGPVRRVSQRQQALRQPPLRSAMTRSESQQAQAMQSQSNANQYNDDSSEDEIPVPMKLSALTKALLNDGRSEAAAQAMERPPSPPRTRRRTSQLGASISSTSERGRHRASIGGQAPEGKTSRTSSPAREHGTSPVQRKRVVRLSNTPQTLSQIQPSKRRSSSFSRSTQRHQQASRPASRDKSSDEKPEPPADINTPANGNRVVRISTNSSGSRSKPGSAGVSSGRSFDRSAVDRSAIEVDDYEHYDVPETVARNTAASAAYGSVSRLASAKGRLDDNGNPQSSMRIKRAGKIAGTFLSGPARRGRRRQSEEDAEGEGEMDQYNPHQEQDQDQDQPMEDVPEVNYYPDGNRDFNSGSPVSASASARALHRRHYSSMESRPGSGRPSPRGFDPEPEPQRYPPLEREREDAEEEEIPYRKSVLYHNIPSNIPSTSEKENDIRSAYKRSKSSFDDPMDKAPARPMSIDPVFARPASPERKPLAPVANNTPQRPAPPPPPKMSVMEAATSATGAAATSTSTKQRRNVLRVNGKTYTRLDCLGRGGSAKVYRVTAENGQMFALKRVALENADEMTIKGYKGEIDLLGRLEGVDRVINLFAYEMNLEKQVLSLVMEMGERDLNALLASRQNPEASRFDPVFVRFYWKEMLECLHAVHQYDIVHSDLKPANFVLVKGRLKLIDFGIANAIQTDETVNVHRETQIGTPNYMSPESLLDSNNPRGGRFPGRPKLMKLGKPSDVWSLGCILYQMVYGLPPFGHIANQMARCQAIINWDHHVEFPSRGMGGAPRSPFAD from the exons ATGGCGACGGCTGCATCGCCGACCCCAATGGCCGCCGGCCCTGTCCGGAGGGTCTCGCAGCGACAACAGGCTCTACGCCAGCCTCCCCTACGATCAGCCATGACCAGGAGCGAGAGCCAGCAGGCTCAAGCGATGCAATCCCAAAGCAACGCCAACCAGTACAACGATGACAGCTCCGAGGATGAGATTCCTGTGCCTATGAAGCTGAGCGCTCTCACCAAAGCGCTTCTCAACGATGGCCGATCTGAGGCTGCCGCCCAGGCTATGGAGCGTCCACCTTCACCACCACGAACTCGACGACGGACCAGCCAATTGGGGGCGTCAATATCATCCACGTCTGAGCGCGGAAGACACCGAGCCTCCATTGGCGGGCAAGCTCCCGAGGGCAAAACATCGAGGACCTCGAGTCCTGCCAGAGAACATGGCACAAGTCCCgtgcaaaggaaaagagtaGTAAGGCTCAGCAACACACCACAGACCCTGAGTCAGATCCAGCCTTCGAAACGGCGCTCAAGCTCCTTCTCTCGATCAACACAGCGACACCAGCAGGCTAGCCGGCCAGCCAGTAGGGATAAGTCTTCCGACGAGAAGCCAGAGCCGCCAGCAGACATCAACACACCTGCAAATGGGAATCGTGTCGTGAGGATCTCCACCAACTCTTCCGGCAGCCGTAGTAAACCAGGCTCAGCCGGTGTATCATCGGGGCGATCATTTGATCGCTCTGCCGTTGATAGGTCTGCTATAGAGGTGGATGATTACGAGCACTACGACGTTCCCGAGACTGTCGCACGTAACACGGCGGCATCTGCAGCTTACGGTAGTGTCTCACGACTTGCTTCAGCCAAAGGTCGGCTGGATGATAATGGCAACCCGCAGAGTTCGATGCGCATCAAGCGTGCCGGCAAGATCGCCGGAACATTTCTGAGCGGCCCTGCACGACGTGGAAGGCGGCGACAGAGCGAAGAGGATGCCGAGGGCGAAGGAGAAATGGATCAGTACAATCCTCACCAGGAGCAagatcaagaccaagaccaACCGATGGAGGATGTCCCAGAAGTTAATTACTACCCGGATGGGAACCGAGATTTCAACTCTGGAAGCCCTGTTAGTGCAAGTGCTTCGGCTAGAGCGCTTCACAGGAGACATTACTCGAGCATGGAGTCCCGTCCGGGATCTGGGCGGCCCTCGCCACGTGGATTTGACCCTGAACCAGAGCCGCAGCGATATCCACCcctagaaagagagagagaggatgcagaagaggaggaaataCCATACAGAAAATCGGTGCTTTATCATAATATACCCTCCAATATACCCTCGACAAGCGAAAAGGAAAACGACATCCGCTCCGCTTACAAGCGCTCGAAATCTTCCTTTGATGATCCGATGGACAAGGCCCCAGCGCGACCAATGAGCATTGATCCCGTTTTCGCCAGGCCAGCTTCACCAGAACGGAAACCACTGGCGCCAGTCGCAAACAATACTCCGCAACGACCTgctccccctcctcctcccaagATGTCTGTTATGGAGGCGGCTACTTCAGCTactggcgcagcagcaacatcaacatcaaccaaACAGCGGAGAAACGTGCTAAGAGTCAATGGAAAAACTTACACAAGACTGGACTGCCTGGGCCGTGGCGGCAGTGCCAAGGTGTATCGAGTAACTGCAGAGAATGGGCAAATGTTTGCTTTGAAGCGCGTGGCTTTGGAAAATGCCGATGAAATGACTATCAAGGGATACAAGGGTGAAATTGATCTCCTCGGGAGGCTCGAGGGAGTAGATCGGGTTATTAACCTCTTCGCCTACGAGATGAACTTGGAGAAGCAGGTACTCAGCTTG GTTATGGAAATGGGAGAGCGAGACTTGAACGCTCTCTTGGCAAGTCGTCAGAACCCTGAAGCTTCCAGATTTGACCCCGTATTCGTGCGGTTTTACTGGAAAGAGATGCTGGAGTGCCTGCACGCCGTTCATCAATATGACATTGTTCACTCAGATCTGAAGCCCGCCAATTTTGTCCTTGTCAAAGGCAGGCTCAAGCTTATCGATTtcggcatcgccaatgcCATTCAGACCGACGAGACAGTCAATGTCCATCGCGAAACTCAGATAGGCACACCCAATTACATGTCTCCCGAGTCACTGCTAGACTCCAACAACCCGCGCGGAGGTCGCTTCCCTGGTCGCCCTAAGCTCATGAAGCTTGGCAAGCCCAGCGATGTGTGGTCTCTGGGCTGCATCCTCTACCAGATGGTCTATGGTTTACCACCCTTTGGCCATATTGCCAACCAGATGGCGAGATGTCAGGCCATCATTAACTGGGATCACCACGTCGAATTTCCCTCTCGTGGCATGGGCGGCGCCCCCCGTTCCCCCTTCGCTGATTAG
- a CDS encoding mitochondrial 54S ribosomal protein bL21m yields the protein MSRALLRSVLELRAPSSRLAPLFAQPIRHMLPRSFNTTAPIVEPVAQPHVNNAPNPTEDQVRPLAFKKSHPAEPPKPIDDSVKTLLPLLAAQPGHYITVHIHGFPYLVQEGDQIRLPFKMPGVVPGDVLRLNRASVIGSRDYTMKGAPHIDERAFECRATVLGTESEPLRIKVKTKRRQRRKRQAKSKHRYTILRISELNIKNVEEVEDASS from the coding sequence ATGAGCAGAGCACTCCTTCGCTCCGTGCTGGAGCTTAGGGCCCCGAGCTCTCGCCTCGCCCCTCTATTCGCACAGCCAATCCGTCACATGCTGCCTCGAAGCTTCAACACCACTGCGCCAATCGTCGAGCCCGTTGCCCAGCCGCACGTCAACAATGCCCCAAATCCTACCGAAGACCAAGTCCGTCCCTTGGCCTTCAAGAAGAGCCACCCCGCCGAGCCTCCCAAGCCAATTGACGACTCTGTCAAGACTCTTCTGCCCCTCCTCGCCGCTCAGCCAGGCCACTACATCACTGTCCACATCCATGGCTTCCCCTACCTTGTCCAAGAGGGCGACCAGATTCGCCTGCCGTTCAAGATGCCCGGCGTCGTTCCTGGGGATGTCCTCCGCCTGAACCGGGCTAGTGTCATCGGCAGCAGAGATTATACCATGAAGGGTGCACCCCACATCGACGAGAGGGCGTTTGAGTGCCGTGCTACGGTCTTGGGTACAGAGTCAGAGCCGCTGCGAATCAAGGtcaagacgaagaggaggcagaggagaaaGCGCCAGGCCAAGAGCAAACATCGATATACCATCCTGCGGATCTCAGAGCTGAACATTAAGAATGTGGAAGAGGTTGAAGACGCTTCATCATGA
- a CDS encoding uncharacterized protein (BUSCO:EOG092D3F6H) yields the protein MPQNEYMERWRKLHGRRLDHEERTRKRIAREGHKASQDAQNLRGLKAKLYQKKRHNEKIQMKKAIKAHEERNVKTADEKEPTQPLPSYLLDRSNPSTAKALSSAIKNKRAEKAAKFSVPLPKVRGISEEEMFKVVKTGKKTHKRAWKRVITKPTFVGPDFTRRNPKYERFIRPMGLRYKKANVTHPELGVTVQLPIISVKKNPQNPLYTQLGVLTKGTILEVNVSELGLVTAGGKVVWGRYAQVTNNPENEGCINSVLLV from the exons ATG CCTCAGAACGAGTATATGGAGAGATGGCGCAAGCTGCACGGCCGCCGTCTCGACCACGAAGAGCGAACCCGAAAGCGCATCGCCCGTGAAGGCCACAAGGCCTCGCAAGACGCCCAGAACCTGCGCggcctcaaggccaagctgTACCAGAAGAAGCGCCACAATGAAAAGAtccagatgaagaaggccatcaaggcccaCGAGGAGCGCAACGTCAAGACCGCGGACGAGAAGGAGCCCACGCAGCCTCTGCCCTCGTACCTGCTCGACCGATCGAACCCGTCCACGGCAAAGGCcctcagcagcgccatcaagaacaagcGTGCggagaaggctgccaagTTTAGCGTGCCGCTGCCCAAGGTGCGAGGCATcagcgaggaggagatgttCAAGGTTGTCAAGACAGGCAAGAAGACGCACAAGAGGGCGTGGAAGCGTGTCATTACGAAGCCTACCTTTGTTGGGCCCGACTTCACCAGACGGAATCCCAAGTACGAGCGCTTCATTCGCCCCATGGGTCTGCGTTACAAGAAGGCCAATGTTACACACCCGGAGCTTGGCGTTACTGTGCAGCTGCCCATTATCAGCGTTAAGAAGAACCCGCAGAACCCGCTGTACACTCAGCTGGGTGTTTTGACCAAGGGTACCATTCTCGAAGTCAATGTTAGCGAGTTGGGTCTGGTTACTGCTGGAGGAAAGGTTGTCTGGGGCCGATACGCTCAGGTGACAAACAACCCTGAGAACGAGGGATGCATCAACAGTGTGCTGCTGGTCTAA